GTCGGTCATCTTCCGGTAGTCTTCATCCCGGGCCTCGGAGCGGCGCAGTTTTTCAAAACGGATCAGCCAATCCTTGAAGTAATTCAGGTCTTCCTGCATGAGAGCGGTTGCGTCCGCCATAAAGACGAGTTGCCGCTCTTGAGGGGCCAACTGTTTTTTCCATTCTTCCTCATCGTGAAATTTTTCCGGATCAAATTTCGGGGCGATCTCCTTCAACCGATCGACTTCAACGTCAAGAGGCTTCGAAAATCCATCGAGATCATGGACCTTCTGATGCGCATCATCACCGTCCAAATAGTTTTCACTTCGGATCCTTTCGTAATATTCCATGAGATGATTCAGACGCTGGAGATAGGCATCAGCCAGGCTGTCGGCTTCGGCTTGAAGCCCCAGATCCATGAGATTGAGTTTCACCATGCTCAAGAAAAGCCTTTTATAAAGGATGTTGTTTTCCACCATCGTCGGGATCACATCCTGGGCAATCACAAAATCGTTGATGGCGCCGGGGCGGGTCAAAAGCCCCTCGTCTAAGCTTAAGGCCAGATAGCCCTTGTCGTAGAGTGGGGTGGCGGGGTCGGCGAAACGGCACAGTTGTTCATTGTCGATCTTCGAGAGGGCGACGGTAAAGGAATCGAGATACGGGTAAATTTGACGGAGTTCGTGAATGACATCGCCGTTTAGTCCCGGAATGGTTCTCCAATCAATTCCGTGGAAGGTGAATTCAAAATAGAGCTTGTTGGATTCGGGATTTTCCACTCCATATTTGAGAAATACCGTTTCATTGGGAAAATCCATCACCGCGGGTACAACGATCATGGGAAGAGGATTCGCGCGATTGATACCGTATTTAAAGGCTGTTTCCCTGTCGGCCAGGTCTTCAAAACCCCGCTCATGCGTATGCCCTGCCACGTAGGCAATCACCTCTTCGTCCGATAGGATCTCGTTCAGGCCGGAGATTTTCAGATTGGTGATGCTGGTGGCCGGAAAATGCCCTCCCAGAATGAATTTGGGTTTGGCCCCGGGATGACGGGCCGTCATCTCGGCAATAAAGGCCTTGACGATCTGCACCTGGATTGAAGAAACATGTCCGGAAGTGGCGCCAAACTCGGAACCATCTTTGAGATAATCCATGGTATCGAGGGCGATAAAATAGACCGGATGGTTTCCGTTAGCGGTCTCCAGATCTTCCATTTTGACGGCGGAAACCGAAAGAAGGGATTGTTCCGGCCGTTTGTCTTTGTTGGGAAGGTATTTAACCAGGGCATTGAAACTCTCGTCTTTGGATTGATGCCAGAAATCGTTGAAAACTTCTGTGGTATTCTGCCAGTTTTTTTTATTTTCTCCTTTGATTCGATAGGTCGACGAAGTGTCGAAAAAGGAATTCGATTGTTTTTCACGCAATGATTCCGAGGGTGCATAAGAATAGGCCAGTTGAACGGTATTTGGTTCTTCTTCCAGAAAAAACCGGTAAATAAATTCGATCAGGCGTGCCTTGTTGAGGATATTGCCCTCGCTTCCCACTTCTGCCCCATGAACATCCCGCGTGTAATTCCGCCCCCACTGGAGGTTTAGGGCAACCCCCAAAAGCCCGAAAAAATTGGATCCCGAATTGGCCGTTCCGGCGTGAAACACATCGTGGTTTCCGATGAGAAACAGAAGGAGCCGCCCGACGGGATAAGTTTTGTTCATCTCTTTAAGCCGGGCCAGCGTATGAATGAACATCTTGATCTCTTCGGTACTTGCCACATCGGCCGCATCTCCCATGGCAATCATGCCCTGATAGAGTCCCTGGTATTCGGGAGGGATGTCTTGGGCCAGGGCTTCGTGCAAAAAGGGGACTCCAAAGGTCATGCCGGGGAGGCGCAGACCCGGCGGACCCACTCCCAAAACCGTCAAGGAACGATAGAAACCGAGGGCTTCGGGATCGTCAAAATACTGTTCGTCGCCGATTAGTTGAAGAACGTGGCTTTCACCGGCGGGTGGCACGCCATTGGCGGAAGGATCTGCAAAAGGAAAGAGGGTTGTCCCAGTAACTGGAGGAGTATCCATAGCTTATTGAAGACACCATGAGCCGACAACCCCTTTATCGGTTGAATACCGAAAATGTTGCGCGGAAAACAAGGGAGAAAAAACTTTGATTAACGCGGTGCGTCCATGATATGAGGGTTCCCGCCGAGCGCCGACCGAATAGGGAGGATAAAGCGAGGTGGGAGCGGAGCCAATAAAATGGTGAAGCAAGGAATTAACTGTTGGTGATAAAGGGAGGAGCATGCCAAAAATATCAAAGGTGTTGGGGCGCGAAATCCTCGATTCGCGGGGAAATCCGACCGTCGAAGTCGATGTGGCGCTCGATAACGGCGTTGTCGGCCGTGCGACGGTTCCATCCGGGGCCTCCACCGGTGAGCACGAGGCGGTGGAACTGCGGGACGGCGACCCCAAACGCTACGCGGGAAAAGGGGTCAAAAAGGCCGTTTCCCATGTCGGTGGAGTGATTGCAAAGGAAATACTGGGAATGCAGGCGGGGGAACAGGAAAAGATAGACGAACTTTTGATCAAGCTCGACGGCACCTCCAACAAATCAAAGCTGGGGGCCAACGCCATCCTCGGGGTGTCCCTGGCCTACGCCAAGGCCTCGGCGCAATCAGCCTCCCTGCCGCTTTATCGCTACATTGCTCATCTGATGAATCAGCCCAAGCCGGTCCTGCCGGTGCCGATGATGAATATTTTAAATGGAGGGACGCACGCGGACAACAATGTCGATCTGCAGGAATTCATGATTGTGCCGATCAAGTTCAACAAATTTTCCGAGGCCCTCCGCGCCGGGACCGAAATTTTTCACTCGCTGAAAAAGGTGTTGAAAGAAAGAAAATTGAACACATCGGTGGGGGATGAAGGGGGCTTTGCGCCGAATCTGGCCTCAAACCAGGAGGCCCTCGAGGTCATCATGGAGGCCATTGACAGGGCCGGTTACAAACCGGGGGTTGATATCGGCCTCGCGCTCGATGCGGCGGCGAGCGAATTTTACCGCGACGGAAAATATGTGCTGGAAAACGAGCGGGAACCCGAAATGAACGCCGACGGGCTTATCCGGTTCTACTCGGCGCTGACGGGGCTTTTTCCCATTTATTCCATCGAGGACGGCCTCGATGAAGACGACTGGGAGGGATGGGAGACCCTGACAAGGCTGATGGGGGAAAAATTCCAGATCGTGGGGGACGATTTGTTTGTCACGAACACCACCCGCCTTAAACTGGGGATCGAGCGGGGGGCGGC
This sequence is a window from Deltaproteobacteria bacterium. Protein-coding genes within it:
- the eno gene encoding phosphopyruvate hydratase, which translates into the protein MPKISKVLGREILDSRGNPTVEVDVALDNGVVGRATVPSGASTGEHEAVELRDGDPKRYAGKGVKKAVSHVGGVIAKEILGMQAGEQEKIDELLIKLDGTSNKSKLGANAILGVSLAYAKASAQSASLPLYRYIAHLMNQPKPVLPVPMMNILNGGTHADNNVDLQEFMIVPIKFNKFSEALRAGTEIFHSLKKVLKERKLNTSVGDEGGFAPNLASNQEALEVIMEAIDRAGYKPGVDIGLALDAAASEFYRDGKYVLENEREPEMNADGLIRFYSALTGLFPIYSIEDGLDEDDWEGWETLTRLMGEKFQIVGDDLFVTNTTRLKLGIERGAANSILIKLNQIGTLAETLNTIKMAHKAGYTTIISHRSGETEDTTISDLAVGSGAGQIKTGGLCRTDRICKYNQLLRIEEELGGKAVYPGRSVFKF